Proteins encoded in a region of the Candidatus Hydrogenedentota bacterium genome:
- a CDS encoding leucine-rich repeat domain-containing protein: MLSIREVARAVALGAVVFCFWAFFPVSGAAADAAEQDTPCADPVTPTLANSYPQLGGASDADYYSRPVLSPDGRFLYVASGPYAPIQCFRRDPDTHSLEPAHAFQFPAVQDEYGYYYYAYDFSVSALESSSDGRFLFAFYRNYDYYSGGDHGNLAVLGRNERSGVLTPMFVLHGNEPGDGGALGRYGSLAVAPDGSRLFVASSLGRRSILSIFLVAPDSGALILDQVIDEETSIWEPELTTALDPGGNTLYTSQSLGYGGIEIAAYSRNTETGLYARSQTVRVDDFSPSYQYGGARMTVSPDGSSLYLARYDTNRIQMFSRDQATGQLSHAPVQTLEYEYPYDIAVSSDGRAAVATSYRNGSITTFSRNLDTGRLTPARALAPSFTDLYGHPLETLATDFTLDRLGEHAVVVMRAVDYYYYLGGRNSLLASIDLGLEHCLPGEGEGEGEGEGEGEGEFVPLFPDPNLEGAVRAALRNPWDDLTPSHLVGTGLTELAAPYAGIVNLTGLEFCTDLTRLFLRSNAIVDYTPIASLTNLTELDLSIGGYFGEPAASNLDDLTVLESLTQLTLLYLAGHGLEDIGPLSGLNELAILDLSTNFITDLSPLSNLRKLDLLELSYNRITNVRPLASLALLEYLGLARNDIMDLTGLSALHNLTRLSLSGNEIVVLDALSNLTGLERLYIDSNAIERLDALAALGNLEYLSASFNDIAECGPLSGLASLKWLSLAYNQITDASPLSALSALTYLRLDSNLLESLPELEGMPSLSRLDCRNNRIRDIGLLSRVLSAQTLLLDGNRIADLSPLRSLPNLSHVSLEKNLIFDITPLVENLALDYSSRVYLDKNPLTQHAICVDVPALKTRRVYVTWTGSCGADADGDGLADAYESFIGTDPNNADTDGDGISDADEVRNGTDPLTPEGGEGEGEGEGEGEGEGEGEPGFPFSIEDPNLDAAVRRAIGKPDGELYTHDVAGLAVLTVNRAGVASLAGLEHCVALEYLHLSSNAVQDLSPLASLVNLRQLRLGQNEIEDLAPLAALSELTLLGLDWNNISDLGPLSECANLTTLWLNGNPLETLDVLAGLGQLEYLDLSEIGIGDNDLESLSQLANLIALWLPRNELRDISALADLRSLIYLNLSGNEISDLQPLANLTQLEGLWIFENRISDVEPLRGMTGMLALYLSDNQIRDIAPLEEMHALLDLYITGNLIRDLSPLTQVGGLGEQSYLDATLNPLSQSSLCVDVPALQARGANVLTTGSCGGDTDGDGLADEYELHIGTDPASADTDGDGFPDAFELFGGTDPADPSSGPGAYLALDSVAPGVLPAGMATPLTLHGLFPLLQPLSVEEAESQMSVFFDGQPAAFRLDTATDSDEDFAANGHVLHVISPVLTLLPVEGKSRAVEVAITELGGLEREFVLEDALILQQTHVLRLTKVGNGVLTALDPALDGATEGGRYLVDSDVDVRIESVAGQSYIERIDVDGAPNSHPIFGNRLSLTMDHDTSVHVTFKSLATGGGEGEGEGEGEGEGEGEGEGEGEGEGEGEGEGEGEGEGEGEGEGEGEGEGEGEGEGEGEGEGEGEGEGEGEGEGEGEGEGEGEGEGEGEGEGEGEGEAPVGCPQSGKRFVESIRGAAGDLFFLGLALFVLAGWRYPSRTM, encoded by the coding sequence ATGCTGTCAATTCGCGAGGTGGCGCGCGCAGTCGCGCTCGGGGCGGTTGTGTTCTGTTTTTGGGCGTTCTTTCCCGTGTCCGGGGCCGCGGCGGACGCGGCGGAGCAAGATACGCCCTGCGCCGACCCGGTCACGCCGACGCTGGCCAATTCCTATCCGCAACTTGGCGGCGCCTCGGACGCGGATTACTACAGCAGACCCGTGCTTTCTCCGGACGGACGTTTCCTCTATGTCGCCTCAGGCCCTTATGCACCAATTCAGTGCTTCAGGCGGGACCCGGATACGCATTCCCTTGAGCCAGCGCACGCTTTTCAGTTTCCCGCCGTGCAGGATGAGTACGGCTACTATTACTACGCTTATGACTTCAGCGTAAGTGCGCTCGAATCCTCTTCGGACGGGCGTTTTCTGTTTGCTTTTTATCGGAACTACGATTACTACTCTGGTGGGGATCATGGAAACCTCGCCGTGCTCGGGCGGAACGAACGATCGGGCGTGCTCACGCCCATGTTCGTGTTGCACGGCAACGAGCCGGGCGATGGCGGCGCCCTCGGCCGGTATGGCTCGCTCGCCGTAGCGCCGGACGGAAGCCGCTTGTTTGTGGCTTCCAGCCTTGGAAGGCGGTCCATTCTCTCGATTTTTCTTGTGGCGCCGGATTCTGGCGCGCTGATTCTGGATCAGGTGATCGACGAGGAGACTTCAATCTGGGAACCGGAGTTGACCACCGCGCTTGACCCGGGCGGCAATACCCTCTACACCTCGCAGTCGCTGGGCTACGGCGGGATCGAGATAGCGGCCTATTCGCGAAATACGGAGACTGGGCTCTACGCCAGGTCTCAGACGGTGCGCGTAGACGATTTCAGCCCTTCTTACCAGTATGGCGGGGCGCGTATGACCGTTTCCCCGGATGGGTCTTCGTTGTATCTCGCCCGTTACGACACGAATCGCATCCAGATGTTCAGTCGCGATCAGGCAACGGGCCAGCTGAGCCATGCGCCGGTTCAGACGCTGGAATATGAATATCCGTATGATATCGCGGTTAGCTCGGATGGGCGCGCGGCGGTTGCCACATCGTATCGTAATGGGAGTATTACAACCTTCTCACGAAATCTGGATACGGGCCGGCTTACCCCGGCCCGCGCCCTGGCTCCATCGTTCACCGATCTGTATGGCCATCCGCTGGAGACGCTGGCGACGGATTTCACGCTGGACCGCCTGGGCGAGCACGCCGTCGTCGTCATGCGAGCGGTGGACTATTACTACTATCTGGGCGGGAGGAATTCATTGCTCGCCTCAATCGATTTGGGGCTGGAGCATTGTCTCCCGGGCGAGGGCGAGGGCGAGGGTGAGGGTGAAGGCGAGGGTGAAGGCGAGTTTGTACCGCTGTTTCCCGATCCCAACCTGGAAGGCGCGGTACGCGCGGCATTGCGCAATCCCTGGGACGATCTGACGCCGTCGCACCTGGTTGGAACGGGACTGACGGAATTGGCGGCGCCGTACGCCGGGATTGTGAATCTGACGGGGCTGGAATTTTGCACGGATCTAACACGGCTGTTTCTGCGGAGCAACGCAATCGTGGACTATACGCCGATCGCATCGTTGACAAACCTGACGGAGCTTGATCTAAGCATCGGCGGCTATTTTGGTGAGCCCGCGGCCTCAAACCTGGACGATCTCACCGTGCTGGAAAGCCTGACGCAACTGACATTGCTGTATCTGGCCGGTCACGGCCTCGAGGATATCGGCCCGCTGTCCGGTCTCAATGAACTGGCAATTCTGGACCTATCAACGAACTTCATTACCGATCTCAGCCCGTTGTCGAATTTGCGTAAGCTTGATTTGCTGGAGCTATCCTACAACCGGATTACGAACGTGAGGCCGCTGGCGTCATTGGCGCTGCTCGAATACCTCGGTCTGGCTCGAAACGACATTATGGATCTCACCGGACTGTCCGCGCTCCACAACCTGACTCGGCTCAGCCTTAGCGGCAATGAGATCGTTGTGCTTGATGCGCTTTCCAACCTCACCGGGCTCGAACGACTGTACATCGATTCGAACGCCATCGAGCGCCTGGACGCGCTCGCCGCCCTCGGCAACCTGGAATACCTCTCCGCTTCCTTTAACGATATCGCGGAATGCGGGCCCCTGTCTGGACTCGCCTCGCTCAAATGGCTCAGTCTTGCATACAACCAGATTACGGACGCGTCTCCCCTGTCCGCGCTGAGCGCGCTGACCTATCTGCGCCTGGACAGCAATCTTCTGGAATCTCTGCCAGAACTTGAGGGTATGCCGTCGCTCTCGAGGCTGGATTGCCGGAACAACCGCATACGGGACATTGGGTTGCTGTCGAGGGTTCTTTCGGCTCAGACGCTCTTGCTTGACGGCAACAGGATCGCTGACCTCTCCCCCTTGCGTTCCCTGCCAAACCTCAGTCACGTCAGCCTCGAGAAGAATCTCATTTTTGATATAACACCGCTGGTCGAGAACCTTGCGTTGGATTATTCCAGTAGGGTGTACCTTGATAAGAACCCACTGACCCAGCACGCCATTTGCGTCGATGTGCCGGCGCTGAAGACACGCCGGGTCTATGTGACCTGGACCGGGTCCTGTGGCGCGGACGCGGATGGTGATGGGCTTGCGGATGCGTACGAGTCATTCATCGGTACAGACCCCAACAATGCGGACACGGACGGGGATGGCATAAGCGACGCGGACGAAGTACGCAACGGAACGGATCCGCTGACGCCGGAGGGTGGCGAAGGAGAAGGCGAAGGAGAAGGAGAGGGAGAAGGAGAAGGAGAAGGAGAGCCAGGGTTCCCCTTTAGTATCGAAGACCCCAATCTGGATGCGGCCGTGCGACGGGCGATCGGTAAGCCCGATGGGGAATTGTATACGCACGATGTTGCGGGCTTGGCGGTTCTCACGGTGAACAGAGCCGGCGTGGCAAGCCTGGCGGGGCTGGAACATTGTGTGGCGCTTGAGTATTTGCACCTTTCTTCAAACGCCGTTCAGGATCTCTCCCCGCTCGCGAGCCTGGTTAATCTGCGACAGCTTCGGCTTGGTCAGAATGAAATCGAAGACCTTGCTCCCCTCGCGGCGCTCTCCGAACTGACTCTCCTTGGCCTCGATTGGAACAACATTTCCGATCTGGGTCCACTGTCGGAATGCGCCAACCTGACTACCCTCTGGCTCAATGGCAATCCACTCGAAACACTGGACGTGCTCGCCGGCCTTGGGCAGCTTGAATACCTCGATCTGAGTGAGATCGGCATCGGGGATAATGATCTGGAGAGCCTCTCGCAACTGGCGAACCTGATTGCGCTTTGGCTTCCCCGCAACGAGTTGCGTGACATTTCCGCCCTTGCGGACTTGCGGAGTCTGATTTACCTGAACCTTTCCGGAAACGAGATTTCCGATCTCCAGCCGCTTGCGAATCTCACGCAACTTGAGGGGCTGTGGATTTTCGAGAACCGGATCTCGGATGTAGAGCCACTCCGCGGCATGACCGGCATGCTGGCGCTTTACCTGTCGGACAACCAAATTCGGGACATTGCGCCGCTCGAAGAAATGCACGCGCTGCTGGATCTATATATTACGGGAAACCTCATCCGTGATCTTTCGCCGTTAACGCAAGTTGGTGGCCTGGGTGAACAAAGTTATCTTGACGCGACGCTGAATCCTCTTTCCCAATCATCCCTCTGCGTGGACGTCCCCGCCCTCCAGGCGCGAGGCGCCAATGTGCTGACAACGGGCTCCTGCGGCGGTGACACCGATGGCGATGGTCTGGCCGACGAATACGAGCTTCACATCGGTACCGACCCAGCGTCCGCCGACACGGACGGAGACGGTTTCCCCGACGCGTTCGAACTATTCGGTGGCACTGATCCCGCCGATCCTTCGAGCGGCCCGGGCGCCTATCTGGCGCTGGACTCGGTCGCGCCGGGCGTCCTGCCCGCGGGCATGGCCACACCGCTTACTTTGCATGGCTTGTTTCCCCTGCTCCAGCCGCTGTCCGTCGAGGAAGCGGAGAGCCAGATGTCCGTTTTTTTCGATGGCCAGCCGGCGGCCTTCCGGCTGGACACCGCGACGGATTCGGACGAGGACTTCGCCGCGAATGGCCACGTGCTACACGTCATTTCGCCCGTTTTGACGTTGCTCCCGGTAGAAGGAAAGAGCCGGGCCGTCGAAGTCGCCATCACAGAGTTGGGCGGCCTGGAGCGGGAATTTGTGTTGGAGGACGCTCTGATACTTCAGCAGACTCATGTACTCCGGCTCACCAAAGTCGGTAACGGCGTCCTCACCGCCCTGGATCCCGCCCTGGATGGCGCGACGGAAGGCGGGCGCTACCTTGTGGATAGCGACGTCGATGTCCGCATTGAATCTGTGGCGGGACAGTCGTACATCGAACGTATCGATGTTGATGGGGCGCCGAATTCGCACCCCATTTTCGGCAATCGTCTCTCCTTGACAATGGACCACGATACGTCTGTTCACGTCACGTTCAAGAGCCTGGCTACCGGGGGCGGCGAGGGTGAAGGCGAAGGTGAAGGCGAAGGTGAAGGCGAGGGTGAAGGCGAAGGTGAAGGCGAAGGTGAAGGCGAGGGTGAAGGCGAAGGTGAAGGTGAAGGTGAAGGTGAAGGTGAAGGCGAAGGTGAAGGTGAAGGTGAAGGCGAGGGCGAAGGCGAAGGTGAAGGCGAGGGCGAGGGCGAGGGCGAAGGCGAAGGCGAGGGTGAAGGTGAAGGTGAAGGCGAGGGTGAAGGTGAAGGTGAAGGTGAAGGTGAAGGCGAGGGCGAGGGTGAGGGTGAGGGTGAAGCGCCTGTTGGTTGCCCCCAGAGTGGGAAACGCTTCGTCGAGTCAATCCGGGGCGCCGCCGGAGATCTCTTTTTCCTTGGGCTCGCGTTGTTTGTACTGGCCGGCTGGAGGTATCCATCGCGAACCATGTGA